In Alligator mississippiensis isolate rAllMis1 chromosome 10, rAllMis1, whole genome shotgun sequence, one DNA window encodes the following:
- the LOC102573594 gene encoding ferritin heavy chain B, translating to MESQVHQNFHADSEAAVNHFVNLELYASYVYLSMSYYFDCDDVALQNVAKLLKKQSHEHREQAEKLLQYQNKRGGHIVLQDIKKPEHGEWGNSLEAMQSALQLERAVNQALLDLHNLATGKNDPHLCDFLELEYLDEQVKAIKELGDHLTNLKHLKVPQDGVGEYLFDRLALGEYNQEVC from the exons ATGGAGTCTCAGGTGCACCAGAATTTCCATGCTGACTCTGAGGCAGCTGTGAACCACTTTGTAAACTTGGAGTTGTATGCTAGCTATGTCTACTTATCCATG TCATACTACTTTGACTGTGATGATGTGGCCCTGCAGAATGTGGCCAAACTCCTGAAGAAGCAGTCGCATGAGCACAGGGAGCAGGCTGAAAAGCTCCTGCAATACCAAAACAAGCGAGGTGGACACATTGTTTTGCAGGACATCAAG AAACCAGAGCATGGTGAATGGGGGAACAGCTTGGAAGCCATGCAatctgccctgcagctggagagGGCTGTGAACCAGGCCCTGCTGGACCTCCATAACCTGGCTACAGGGAAAAATGATCCTCAC CTCTGTGACTTTCTGGAGTTGGAGTACCTGGATGAGCAGGTGAAGGCCATCAAGGAACTTGGAGACCACCTAACCAATCTGAAGCACCTCAAGGTGCCACAAGATGGTGTAGGGGAGTACCTGTTTGACAGACTCGCCCTGGGGGAGTATAACCAAGAAGTGTGCTGA